Proteins from a single region of Palaemon carinicauda isolate YSFRI2023 chromosome 1, ASM3689809v2, whole genome shotgun sequence:
- the LOC137657527 gene encoding dr1-associated corepressor homolog, producing the protein KDNKNNNNNNNNNNNNNNNNNNNNNDNDNNNYNNSKNNNNNNFDNKNKNRNKDKNINNNNNNNNNNNNNNNNNNNNNNSNNNNNNNNNNNNKNNNNNNNNNNNNNNNNNNNNNNNNNNNNNNNNNNNNNNNNNNNNNNNNNNNNYNNNNNNNNNNNNNNNKNNNNKYNNNNNNNNNNNNNDDDDDYRLLPSREHPVGVVYKAGACETHYSQAVSHLGNSFIKGEVCIRGPIYFTWTILPTPDACAT; encoded by the exons aaagataataaaaataataataataataataataataataataataataataataataataataataataataatgataatgataataataattataataatagtaaaaataataataacaataattttgataataaaaataaaaatagaaataaagataagaatataaataataataataataataataataataataataataataataataataataataataataataatagtaataataataataataataataataataataataataaaaataata ataataataataataataataataataataataataataataataataataataataataataataataacaataataataataataataataataacaataataat aacaacaacaataataataataataataataataataataattataataataataataataataataataataataataataataataataagaacaataataataaatataataataataataataataataataataataataataatgatgatgatgatgattat aggttactaccctcgcgcgaacaccctgtGGGCGTCGTTTATAAAGCAGGTGCGTGTGAAacccactattcacaggctgtctcccatttaggtaattccttcatcaaaggggaggtcTGTATCAGAGGCCCTATCTACTTTACCTGGACTATCCTACCGACGCCCGACGCCTGCGCCACCTAG